The Lathyrus oleraceus cultivar Zhongwan6 chromosome 5, CAAS_Psat_ZW6_1.0, whole genome shotgun sequence genome includes the window GGATATGGAATACATATTAAAGATAATCCCGATCAATTACTTTGTCTGTAAACAAACAAGATAATAGAAAGACGCCATTTTTTTCTTGGTGAATGATGATAGTGAAgttaaaacagaaatgaattaCAATGACAGCAGAAGTGAATTCCAATGAATGACACGACTTCTTTTATGAAACATCTTCCAAATGTTATACAATTCCGAATATATACAACACTCACTCTTCCACATTTCATACAAAACTCAGTAATTTTCTGCTACTGGCCTAGAAGGGAATAGCCTCAAAAGAAAAGTCATCAATGACCAAAGGCACACAATTCCCAGTAACTGGAAGATCACCATCATTCCAAACAAAGTTCCACTTCGTTCTAGTACTTCAGGTGACGCTGGTAGGTCCTTCATAGAGTACATCAACTTATCAGCGAAGGTAGCGGCTTTTGTAAGCTGATAAAGTCTGTATACCTGGCAAATCGATTGAGAAGGTTATAAAAACTACTCATTCTTGGTAAAAAACGAGTTTTTTTTTGTTCTTCTTCTTCAATCAATAGACTCGTCCAAGTAGGCATTACGATATTAAATCAATTTGAAAGCAAAACAGATAGATCATAGACAAACCTCAAATATAATAGGAACTAGAGGCCAGCACGACGACCCGCGCTTTTCCAAATATCTCTCAAATGCAAATTGAACGAAACAGCCAACTACGAAGGGAGCTATAGCAACAACAGCGGCCATGCGAACCACAGACCAGCTCACGTACAAAAGAAGGAGAGGAACAGTAATCTTCAAACCCATTGTGAGGAAAGCAGATGTTAAGTATCCTTTGAGGCCAGTGATGAGACCCCATGTTTTAGAGCTGTACTGCAAATATGGCCTCTGGACACGATCAGCCACCCCCAAAAATGTTGCAAGTCCGATATAGAACAGTGCCTCGGAAGAGATTGAAGTTACAATATCTGCATTTTATTGATAACAGAAATGTGTATAAGAGATGCTTCTCCCTAGCAATTTACAAGGTTCTCACTTCTTACACATACAAAACCATGACATTTGCATAACCCTGTCTAGACTTCTTTGGAAGCAAAATTTCATTTTACTTATCCAAAATTCAGAATTCAACAAATTAGTCCAACAGAACACCGTAGAAACACAACTTTACCATATTAGCTAAAAGTTATATAACAAAGGCTTCAATTTTAAGCCTCCGTATATATTAGTAAGAATTCAACTTATATGTCAGTGAACTGATTCCACTGGAGCCTACATCCAAAACCCAGGAAGGACCAGAGATATAGCCAAATCTAAGTACGGCTATGCTATGCATAAAGATTAAGACTATCTTATCTTTTTAAGATTAGGAATATGTTATCTTTTTATACTTTGGTTAACTAATGCATAGTAGAATCCTTATCAGTAGTAGAGTTTGGTGTCAGTTGTCTGTAACCTTTAAAAAGGCAGCTCTCTATTAGAACAAACAAGCAAGAAACCAATATAGAAAAATTTGTTAGTCTTAGAGGGGTTGGTCTAGGACAAGTATGCTTCTTATTTTCATCATAGGTCTAAAGAAAATTTCTAACGCGACTTGATTTGTGACAACCTGATTTACACGAAGGTTCGTAACAGAGTATAATAGCACAAGCCATTCATAATTCCAAAACACTTATTATCATTCAATTTCAAGCACGAGACAGCAAGATAAATGAGTAGAGTTCTATCATAAATACCTTTTAAAATAAAACCATTAAAAAAAGCCTCAACAACAGTGCCAATGAAGAACTGTGGCAGAATCAAAGATGATATGAATGCAATAGGACCCCATACCCAGAAGTAAGAGCTCTCGTCTTGTTTGATTGGAGCAGATTCCAATTTCCCTTCTTCAACAGACTGGTGTGTCAACCCATAAAAAGACACAGAACCTGATTTACCATGAAACGGTTCCACTTCCACCACATTAACAGGAACACTAGAACTTTGAACTGATTCAACTTCCAAAGCACCATTTACAGTGGAATCAGAAGCATGTACAAGAGTCCTTTGAAATTTGTTAAACCCCACCCCTTTTAACCctgaaatcaaaacaaaaaataaaacTTTGAATGGTTTGTGACATAAACAAAAGCCAAAATGCTACAACAAAAATGGGACAAAAATCTTACATTTGGATGCTTTTTCAAACGCAAATTTCTGTCTCTGATGTCTGAGTAGAGTGTTTGAAGAATTGAAATGGAATGAGTGAAATTGATGATTACTCACACGACGATGATGATGATTGGATAACTGAAGTGGTTGAGAAGGAAAAGCGCAACAAAGAGTTTGAAGTTCCATTGCATGAATTTAGGTGAGGATATAATTCTTGCTCCTAAAACCCTTTCCAAGGGATTAATAATATTTTGTAATGATATAGTTCGAATCTATGGTTATAAAGTCTTTGATTCTTTATAAGTTCACAAATAATCAACTCGTTAGGACCAATTCACTTGTTTAACAGACTTAAAATCTATTTTTTAagattttttatatatttaaaattttaaattaatattttttaaaagaaaatattGAAATAAATAGAAGTTATCTTATTGGAAATTTAACTGTCTTAAAAAATCTACTAATTCAAAAACTACtcaatttaaatttaaatttgtCCAAAAAATACACAACTTCTTTTAAATATTTAGGAATCTTGcaaatttaataaaataatacacCGAAAATTAATAGAAATTGATACATTTCAAAAACTACTCAATTTAAATTAATAGAAATTGATACATTACACCATGTTATTTTAGCAAATGACATTATGCCTCCAACAATGATGATTTTGAATGCAATTGTCAGGTTTATTACCATAACTAGTACGAAATGAAGAATATAAGGTTAAGATTTGGAGTAAATCTTTAAACTTAATCTTAAAAACATTATAATATTTCTCATATATAATCGAGTTGACTCATGAACTTAACGAGTCGAACTGTGTATAGTTCAAGTTTAGTTGATTTAGTTAACGAACTTGATTTTACATCCTATCGGCGGTTGATGCGGCTAATTTCGACATAATCGCTCATGTTGAATCGGCGAAGGAGACATGggatattcttgtcaagtactATGAAGGAGGCGAGAAAGTCAAGGTCGTAAAGTTGTAAACTTTGCGACGACAATATGAATTGTTGTCGATGGGAGAAGACGAAAAGATTGTAGGCTATGTGTCGAAGATGTAGAAACTCGTTCATCTCATGAAGGGTTGTGGTGAAACTctaactgataagatgatagttgagaaggtaatgcgtatgttgacctctcactttgatcacgTTATCGTAGttattcaagaatccaacaatcttaAAATCCTATAACTAGAAGGTTTGGTTGGTTCGTTGGAGGCGCATGAGATTAGGAATGTAGAAAGAAAAGGAGTTCAAGACTCGATACAAACACTACATGCTCAATCATGGAAGAAGAATGATGGTTCCAACAAGTTCAAAAGCAAAATCGACAAGACTCAGGGCAAGAAGTCTTGGTCGAATCCTCACAAGAATAAGGTTGATGATAGAGCTTCTGAATCCTCGAAAAGATGAGAAGGAAATTCCTATCAAAAAGACAAAGAAGAGAAAAAAGGTGTGTAGTGTTATAATTGTGAAAAGTGGGGTCACTTGGCCAAGCATTGTTGGTACAGGAAATACAAGAGATCAACAAAAGGCAAGGACGGAGGAGCCAATCTTGCACGTCAAGATTCAAATGATTATGATGATATGGTGGTTATGGTTACAGTTGCAGATGACCATGTCGAATCCAAGATCTGGTTCCTTGACTCATGTTGCTCGAATCATATGACTGGTTGAAAAGTATGGTTAGTAGATTTCAATGAGTCAAAGAAGAGCAAGGTCAAACTTGTTAATAATAGCTCATTGCAAATTGAAGGTACTGGAAACATAGTTATTCAAAGGAGTAATGGAGCGAAATccttgatcaaagatgtactATATATCCCTGGAATGAAGTGATATCTGCTAAGTGTTGGACAAAGGATCAAAAATGGGTTCTCAATGGTTATGAAAAATAGAGCCTTAGAACTTTTCGACATCCAGAATAATTTGGTCTTGAAATCTCCTATGTCGAAGAATAAAACATATAAGACCATGATCAGTTCGACTGAGGTACAATGTCTGAAAATAGTTGTCGACCATAAATTAGTTATTTGTGGCATTTGAGGTTTGTCCATCTAGATTTTAGATCGCTCAATCAACTGATCACTCAAGATATGGTAACTGATATACCAAGTCTTGAGATGCCCGACAAACTCTATGAAGGTTGTCTAGTCAGAAAACAGTCCAGAAAGTCTTTCGTTTCGACTATGCCAATGAGATCCTTCGACATACTTGAAGTTGTACATTTAGACGTATGTGCTCCTTCTAAGGAGCATATCATTGATGGAAACAAATAATTTGTTTCGTTTGTCGATGAGTTTAGTTGAAAGTTGTGGATCTATGTGCTCAAGAGAAAAGACGAAGTATTCaaaatctttaagagattcaagatgcttgtcgaaaaccagagtgaaaagaagatcaaggttCTGCGAACTGGTGGAGGTGGAAAATACACATCCAAGATATTTGAAGCATTATGTGCAGAACACGGTGTTGATCATGAGGTAACTGCTTCTTATACTCCTCAACATAATGTAATAGCATAAATAAGAAACATGACCATATTGAACATGGCAAGATACATGCTGAAGTAGAAGAATTTGCCAAAATCCTTATGGGATGAAGTTGTTTCTATTGTTGTTTATATATTGAACATATGCTCTACAAAGTAGCTGAAGAACAAGGTTCCTGAAGAAACGTGGAGTGGAAAACAACCATCAGTGAGTCATCTGAAAGTGTTTGGCTATATGTGTTACAAGCATATTCCTGATGCAAGAAGAAGGAATCTTAATGACAAGAGTGAACCTATGATTTTAGTAGGATATCATAAGACTGAAGCATACAAGTTGTTCAATATAATTAATCAGAAGATTACGATTAGTCAAGATATTGTGATTGATGAAAATTCTGCCTAGGATTGGAATTCTAGTGATGCAATTGACAAGCCATTGATGAGCTATGATTTTGATGAAGTAAGTAATGATGTCGAAGTCGAAGATATTGTCGATATTCCAGTTCAAGTCGAAGTTAACATTGACATACCCGACGCATTCGAAGTCGAAGAGGTTATGGCTAGCACAAGTCAAAGACCTCAAAGAACTAGAGTTCGTCCAACAAGACTTCAAGACTATGAAGTGGTTAGTGATGATGAAGTCATAACAAATGAAGAAATAGATCATTTTGCTTTACTTGCAGGTGCTTAACCAATCAACTATAGCGAGGCTTTAAAGAATATGAAGTGGAAGTCTGGTATGCTCAAAGAGTTACAAGCAATCGAAAGAAACAATACATGGAAGTTGGTCAAATTTCCAGCACATACAAAAGCTATTAAAGTGAAGTGGGTGTTCAAGTTAAAGCACAATGTTGATGGATCGATAGCAAGAT containing:
- the LOC127085628 gene encoding uncharacterized protein LOC127085628, producing the protein MELQTLCCAFPSQPLQLSNHHHRRVSNHQFHSFHFNSSNTLLRHQRQKFAFEKASKWLKGVGFNKFQRTLVHASDSTVNGALEVESVQSSSVPVNVVEVEPFHGKSGSVSFYGLTHQSVEEGKLESAPIKQDESSYFWVWGPIAFISSLILPQFFIGTVVEAFFNGFILKDIVTSISSEALFYIGLATFLGVADRVQRPYLQYSSKTWGLITGLKGYLTSAFLTMGLKITVPLLLLYVSWSVVRMAAVVAIAPFVVGCFVQFAFERYLEKRGSSCWPLVPIIFEVYRLYQLTKAATFADKLMYSMKDLPASPEVLERSGTLFGMMVIFQLLGIVCLWSLMTFLLRLFPSRPVAENY